A genomic window from Salvia splendens isolate huo1 chromosome 11, SspV2, whole genome shotgun sequence includes:
- the LOC121755914 gene encoding 50S ribosomal protein L11, chloroplastic-like produces the protein MDSSSLCAYNAPISISSRNFPTSKKFHGEAESKLPISTMFSSLSLSSNQTTTLQFLSEKRPLRLSSTPRTLTVISMAPPKPGGKAKKVVGLVKLALEAGKATPAPPVGPALGAKGVNIAAFCKDYNARTADKAGYIIPVEITVFDDRSFTFILKTPPASVLLLKAAGAEKGSQNPKQDKVGKVTIDQLRTIAQEKLPDLNCSSLESAMRIIAGTAANMGIDVDPPILEPKRKELV, from the exons ATGGATTCTTCATCTCTCTGCGCTTACAATGCTCCAATTTCCATTTCCTCTCGAAATTTCCCTACCTCAAAGAAATTCCATGGGGAAGCTGAATCCAAACTTCCAATTTCCACAATGTTTTCGTCCCTCAGTTTGTCCTCAAACCAGACTACCACTCTTCAGTTTTTGAGCGAGAAACGGCCGCTGCGCCTCTCTTCCACGCCGAGAACTCTCACCGTCATCTCCATGGCGCCTCCTAAACCCGGAGGGAAAGCTAAAAAAG TGGTTGGGTTGGTGAAGCTGGCTCTGGAGGCGGGGAAGGCGACTCCGGCGCCACCGGTGGGGCCCGCATTGGGTGCCAAGGGTGTGAACATAGCGGCATTTTGTAAGGACTACAATGCTCGCACCGCTGATAAGGCTGGTTATATCATTCCCGTCGAAATCACGGTTTTCGAT GATAGAAGTTTCACTTTCATCTTGAAGACTCCACCTGCTTCGGTATTGCTGCTCAAAGCTGCAG GTGCGGAGAAAGGTTCCCAGAACCCTAAGCAGGACAAAGTTGGGAAGGTAACAATCGACCAGCTGCGGACAATTGCACAAGAAAAATTGCCAGATCTCAACTGTTCAAGTCTGGAGTCAGCGATGAGAATTATAGCAGGCACCGCAGCAAATATGGGAATTGATGTCGACCCTCCTATACTCGAACCGAAAAGGAAGGAACTTGTGTAG
- the LOC121754363 gene encoding probable E3 ubiquitin-protein ligase XERICO has protein sequence MGFLFYAIKLPKFITVSFFLNLISHAHYLFIASLTHLRLYKHSPPQESPDSGSTTSNYILVLDSSSPSLVPIPVHVVTAAIKNRVPVIEYEEFVRGGGEKGCSICLECIDGRDEIRELCNCRHLFHRECLDTWIDEGRVTCPLCRSMLLPPRVNPNQHS, from the coding sequence ATGGGATTCCTCTTCTACGCCATCAAATTGCCCAAATTCATCACCGTATCCTTCTTCCTCAACCTAATCTCCCACGCCCACTACCTCTTCATCGCCTCCCTCACCCATCTCCGCCTCTACAAGCACTCTCCGCCCCAGGAATCGCCGGATTCCGGCTCCACCACCAGCAATTACATCCTGGTACTTGACAGCTCCTCCCCCTCTCTGGTCCCGATCCCGGTCCACGTCGTCACGGCCGCGATCAAGAACCGGGTCCCCGTAATCGAGTACGAGGAATTCGTCCGCGGCGGCGGAGAGAAGGGGTGTAGCATATGCTTGGAGTGTATAGACGGGCGGGATGAAATCAGAGAGCTGTGCAATTGTAGGCATTTGTTTCATAGGGAGTGTTTGGACACGTGGATTGATGAGGGACGCGTCACGTGTCCTTTGTGTAGGTCCATGTTGTTGCCTCCAAGGGTGAATCCAAATCAACATTCTTAG
- the LOC121755913 gene encoding 50S ribosomal protein L11, chloroplastic-like, which translates to MASSSLCAYNAPISISSRNFPTSKKFHGEAESKLPISTMFSSLSLSSNQTTTLQFLSEKRPLRLSSTPRTLTVISMAPPKPGGKAKKVVGLVKLALEAGKATPAPPVGPALGAKGVNIAAFCKDYNARTADKAGYIIPVEITVFDDRSFTFILKTPPASVLLLKAAGAEKGSQNPKQDKVGKVTIDQLRTIAQEKLPDLNCSSLESAMRIIAGTAANMGIDVDPPILEPKRKELV; encoded by the exons ATGGCTTCTTCATCTCTCTGCGCTTACAATGCTCCAATTTCCATTTCCTCTCGAAATTTCCCTACCTCAAAGAAATTCCATGGGGAAGCTGAATCCAAACTTCCAATTTCCACAATGTTTTCGTCCCTCAGTTTGTCCTCAAACCAGACTACCACTCTTCAGTTTTTGAGCGAGAAACGGCCGCTGCGCCTCTCTTCCACGCCGAGAACTCTCACCGTCATCTCCATGGCGCCTCCTAAACCCGGAGGGAAAGCTAAAAAAG TGGTTGGGTTGGTGAAGCTGGCTCTGGAGGCGGGGAAGGCGACTCCGGCGCCACCGGTGGGGCCCGCATTGGGTGCCAAGGGTGTGAACATAGCGGCATTTTGTAAGGACTACAATGCTCGCACCGCTGATAAGGCTGGTTATATCATTCCCGTCGAAATCACGGTTTTCGAT GATAGAAGTTTCACTTTCATCTTGAAGACTCCACCTGCTTCGGTATTGCTGCTCAAAGCTGCAG GTGCGGAGAAAGGTTCCCAGAACCCTAAGCAGGACAAAGTTGGGAAGGTAACAATCGACCAGCTGCGGACAATTGCACAAGAAAAATTGCCAGATCTCAACTGTTCAAGTCTGGAGTCAGCGATGAGAATTATAGCAGGCACCGCAGCAAATATGGGAATTGATGTCGACCCTCCTATACTCGAACCGAAAAGGAAGGAACTTGTGTAG
- the LOC121755920 gene encoding pentatricopeptide repeat-containing protein At1g50270-like, producing the protein MLAALNFKNLNFAVRYLSQKFLPRGNNSSPEFFKLPQIHSLLIVSGFSDHSSLVTPLLLHCISLPSFPRAYVLSILNQIRRPDVSTYNALFRAFTSDPNTAILIYAKMHREGVSPNKHTFPLLLKSKTHIPFQIFAHSSKFGFASDHFFLNTLLSVSAKCGFIESARKVFDEMPQRDVVGYTALMDGYVRTGRAREALNLFLEMRASGVAVDEVAVVSAFSAAGILCCVWLGRWIHGFYVESGRVVRDVYVSTARVNMYLKCGCCDDAMRAFLDMPYRNSVSWNALLAGFVQLNKFKDVLLLFDAMLLEKVEPNEATLATALKASAHLGSLEKGMWLESYIGTRKLELTSVLGTALIDMYAKYGCVEEAFRVFEMTCVKDVYPWTALIHGVAMNGDAMDALSLFSEMLSSGVRPNEVTFIAVLSACSHGGLVSEGREVFEAMERDYGVRPGVDHYGCMVDMLGRAGRLRETVEGMAEESEEVWGALLGACVIHGDVEMGRYVGDRVIELQLYRGGRYDALANLYGRSGDGEGAGGVRRRRRRRRRMKEGGVEKAPGCSWIESDGEFHHFLVFDTSHIASQAVYTTLDNLTPHMEGEDLSFLMDPIFHS; encoded by the exons ATGCTGGCTGCCCTCAATTTCAAGAATTTGAATTTTGCAGTGCGTTACTTGTCGCAGAAATTCCTTCCCAGAGGAAACAATTCCTCGCCGGAATTCTTCAAACTGCCGCAAATCCACTCTCTCCTCATCGTCTCCGGCTTCTCCGACCACTCTTCACTCGTCACACCTCTCCTCCTTCACTGCATATCCCTCC CTTCCTTCCCCCGCGCCTACGTCCTCTCCATCCTCAACCAGATTCGCCGCCCCGATGTCTCCACCTACAACGCCCTCTTCAGAGCCTTCACCTCCGACCCAAACACCGCCATTCTCATCTACGCTAAGATGCACCGCGAGGGCGTCTCCCCCAACAAGCACACCTTCCCTCTCCTCCTCAAGTCCAAAACCCACATCCCTTTCCAGATCTTCGCGCACTCGAGCAAGTTCGGTTTCGCCTCTGATCACTTCTTCCTCAACACTTTGCTAAGCGTCTCTGCGAAATGTGGGTTCATCGAGAGTGCTCGCAAAGTGTTCGACGAAATGCCGCAGCGAGATGTCGTCGGTTACACAGCGTTGATGGATGGGTATGTTAGGACTGGTCGAGCTCGAGAAGCTCTGAACCTCTTTCTAGAGATGAGAGCGTCGGGTGTCGCGGTGGATGAGGTAGCAGTTGTCAGTGCCTTTTCTGCAGCCGGAATATTGTGCTGCGTTTGGCTGGGGCGGTGGATACACGGGTTTTATGTCGAATCGGGGAGAGTGGTGCGAGATGTTTATGTCTCCACAGCTCGTGTTAACATGTATTTGAAATGCGGTTGCTGTGACGATGCAATGAGAGCTTTTCTTGATATGCCTTACAGAAACTCTGTTTCTTGGAATGCTTTGCTAGCTGGCTTCGTGCAGTTGAATAAATTTAAGGATGTGTTGCTTCTTTTCGATGCAATGCTGCTTGAAAAGGTCGAACCTAACGAAGCTACATTAGCAACCGCGCTCAAAGCTTCTGCTCATCTGGGCTCATTGGAGAAGGGAATGTGGCTCGAGAGCTACATAGGCACGCGGAAACTGGAGCTAACCTCAGTGCTCGGGACTGCTCTGATCGACATGTACGCAAAGTACGGGTGCGTGGAGGAGGCGTTTCGTGTCTTTGAGATGACATGCGTGAAGGACGTGTACCCATGGACGGCCTTGATACACGGGGTGGCAATGAACGGGGACGCCATGGACGCCCTGAGTCTCTTCTCTGAGATGTTAAGCAGCGGGGTGAGACCTAACGAGGTCACATTTATCGCGGTGCTGAGCGCTTGCTCTCACGGGGGGCTTGTGTCGGAGGGGAGAGAGGTGTTTGAAGCGATGGAGCGCGACTATGGGGTGCGGCCTGGTGTTGATCACTACGGGTGCATGGTCGATATGCTTGGGCGGGCGGGGCGGTTGAGGGAGACGGTGGAGGGGATGGCGGAGGAGAGTGAGGAGGTGTGGGGTGCTCTGCTCGGAGCGTGTGTGATTCATGGGGATGTGGAGATGGGGAGATATGTCGGGGATCGGGTGATTGAGCTGCAGCTGTATCGTGGTGGGAGATATGATGCGTTGGCGAATTTGTATGGGAGAAGTGGTGATGGAGAAGGGGCAGGTGGtgtgaggaggaggaggaggaggaggaggaggatgaaggAAGGTGGAGTGGAGAAGGCTCCTGGATGTAGTTGGATTGAGTCTGATGGGGAATTCCATCACTTTCTTGTCTTTGATACATCACATATTGCATCACAAGCTGTGTATACCACCTTGGACAACCTTACTCCTCACATGGAGGGGGAGGATCTCTCTTTTCTTATGGATCCTATTTTCCACAGTTag